In a genomic window of Roseiflexus castenholzii DSM 13941:
- a CDS encoding ABC transporter permease codes for MRYLIDNLPYVLSLAGQHLLMSGVSLAIALAIALPMGIICARVAWLRSLVLGILGIIYTIPSLSLFVLLIPFTGLGLRPAVIALVAYAQLVLVRNVVVGLTGIDPAIVEAARGMGMTALQRLWRVELPLALPIILAGVRVATLSIIAIGTIAAFINAGGLGLLLFDGVRSSNPEKIIAGAVAVSVLAIGANGVLWAVEQRATQAMQGGRGYKN; via the coding sequence ATGCGTTATCTGATTGACAACCTTCCCTATGTGCTGAGCCTGGCAGGGCAGCACCTGCTGATGTCGGGCGTAAGCCTTGCGATTGCGCTGGCGATTGCGCTGCCGATGGGGATCATCTGCGCGCGCGTTGCGTGGCTGCGTAGCCTGGTGCTGGGGATTCTGGGCATTATCTACACTATTCCAAGCCTCTCGCTCTTTGTCCTCCTCATTCCCTTCACCGGTCTGGGGCTACGCCCGGCGGTGATTGCTTTGGTCGCGTATGCGCAACTGGTGCTGGTGCGGAATGTGGTCGTCGGGCTGACCGGCATCGACCCGGCGATTGTCGAAGCGGCGCGCGGCATGGGAATGACGGCGCTCCAGCGGCTGTGGCGGGTGGAACTGCCGCTGGCATTGCCGATCATCCTGGCGGGGGTGCGCGTGGCGACGCTTTCGATCATCGCCATTGGGACGATTGCAGCATTCATCAACGCGGGCGGACTCGGGCTGTTGTTGTTCGATGGCGTGCGCAGCAGCAACCCGGAAAAGATTATCGCCGGCGCGGTCGCCGTCAGTGTGCTGGCGATTGGCGCGAATGGCGTGCTGTGGGCAGTCGAGCAGCGCGCGACGCAGGCGATGCAGGGGGGTAGGGGTTATAAGAACTGA
- a CDS encoding DNA-binding protein produces MDQVVTVRGATGAYVDRNEFLFDDGTGQIVVDSGPPWFRQVSIAIGTPVTVTGQIDRMRGGGIDLDACQITTPTETIQIRDCSFSGPPPWAGGPKRRGSRR; encoded by the coding sequence ATTGATCAAGTCGTCACAGTACGCGGCGCCACCGGCGCTTATGTTGATCGTAATGAGTTTCTATTCGATGACGGAACAGGGCAGATCGTCGTTGATTCGGGCCCGCCGTGGTTCCGCCAGGTCAGCATTGCGATTGGCACACCAGTGACGGTTACCGGGCAAATCGACCGAATGCGCGGAGGCGGTATCGACCTCGATGCCTGCCAGATCACCACGCCAACCGAGACCATCCAAATCCGCGACTGCTCATTCAGCGGACCGCCTCCCTGGGCCGGTGGTCCGAAACGGCGCGGTTCTCGTCGTTAG
- a CDS encoding alpha/beta fold hydrolase, with amino-acid sequence MFRPAPLERERGIERQRREHAQIVSTALGRESSIGFGAAAVIAPEAPKKENVGTRHKRRIDGTTIRTALSSEAANRGQEAKQRFTHTGMQMLTIGDRQYKFHHIQPGNVPLAYIECGHGAPVVFVHGSGPTDLRTWERQIEPFAAHFRVVAYSRRCHYPNPATGDLAGITSTRTHAHDLSDLITALGLGRVHLVGFSFGADIVLRLAADRPDLVRTLTITEPPLRSWLATLPGGAELLTQRAAAILPAKRAVQDGNLEQGARLFIDGMMGRGVFDGLSPSARQRIVSNAHLIGAEPTEIDAVSAEDITRDEAATIQAPTLLLTGDTSPPMFLIVSRELARILPNVEQARISGAAHLLHITHAQVYNAIVLGFLSKG; translated from the coding sequence ATGTTCAGGCCTGCGCCATTGGAACGGGAACGCGGCATCGAGCGTCAGCGACGGGAACACGCCCAGATTGTCAGCACAGCGCTTGGGCGGGAGTCGTCGATTGGCTTTGGTGCTGCGGCTGTAATCGCGCCGGAAGCGCCAAAAAAAGAAAATGTGGGTACACGCCACAAGCGGCGCATTGATGGAACAACCATAAGAACAGCCCTGTCATCTGAAGCAGCGAACAGAGGACAGGAGGCGAAGCAGCGCTTTACCCATACCGGCATGCAGATGCTCACAATTGGCGATAGACAGTACAAATTCCATCATATTCAGCCTGGCAATGTGCCACTGGCATACATCGAGTGCGGTCACGGCGCGCCGGTGGTTTTCGTCCACGGCAGCGGACCAACCGACCTGCGCACCTGGGAGCGACAGATCGAGCCATTCGCTGCTCACTTTCGGGTCGTTGCCTACAGCCGGCGCTGCCACTACCCAAACCCGGCGACCGGCGATCTCGCCGGCATCACCTCGACCCGCACCCATGCGCACGATCTGTCCGACCTGATCACCGCGCTCGGTCTGGGGCGTGTGCATCTGGTCGGTTTTTCGTTCGGGGCGGATATTGTTCTGCGGTTGGCGGCGGATCGCCCAGACCTGGTGCGCACGCTGACGATCACGGAACCGCCGTTGCGCTCCTGGCTCGCCACGCTGCCCGGCGGCGCCGAACTCCTGACGCAGCGCGCGGCAGCAATTCTTCCGGCAAAACGCGCCGTGCAGGACGGCAACCTGGAACAGGGTGCGCGGCTTTTTATCGATGGCATGATGGGGCGCGGCGTATTCGACGGACTGTCGCCATCAGCCCGCCAACGCATTGTGAGCAATGCGCATCTGATCGGCGCCGAACCGACGGAGATCGACGCTGTGAGCGCCGAAGACATCACCCGCGATGAAGCGGCGACGATTCAGGCGCCGACGCTCCTGCTCACCGGCGATACCAGCCCGCCAATGTTTCTGATTGTCAGCCGGGAACTGGCGCGCATTCTGCCGAATGTCGAACAGGCGCGGATCAGTGGGGCTGCTCACCTTCTGCATATCACCCATGCGCAGGTATACAATGCGATTGTGTTGGGGTTTCTGAGTAAAGGTTAG
- a CDS encoding glycosyl transferase encodes MNHSISPPSHTVRRSWNARIRAIIGSHAVILALLAGQFALVQLFTGSQYGDAPRNMHWGILIVENPAFLFGAPDTYERIKGFPPDPPSLAPLALYRFPQGGLHRWWGPVPLLIFALVWFAAHSYTAMHLVVPLAGAGVVLLTYRLARLWLTRREALIAAAFLACFPLFRDYATVAYSEALSALALTAALLAYIRERTVATVILGGVAALMKLDLLALYFGVVGIASVLSFIAQRRRRESVPRRVWAHTLAALVGPAMIAAPWVWLHYLGRGERAPTGGLSLQQFSLVAPQMLELLFYIPWYGALLTLAVIGALAVVGARSGSFPVPVLALLLAWLGLGVVVLLVYAATPGSGNSPRIIIPALPPLALLVAAGITRLPLPWKRRAAFYLIVLFAVINLVTIGYYTVEGARLRSYEPVWRVLREQPRGYVLTEAYWHTILYARQPATWFEIDETFQRNIMENVDHFARYLDQHPIRYVVLPASGNAPASPEVRSYLDHHARRVEAGEFVVYVVR; translated from the coding sequence ATGAACCATTCCATCTCTCCCCCATCACATACAGTTCGCCGATCCTGGAATGCTCGCATTCGCGCTATAATAGGCTCGCACGCTGTCATCCTGGCGTTACTGGCAGGTCAGTTCGCATTGGTGCAATTGTTCACCGGTTCGCAGTACGGTGATGCACCGCGCAACATGCACTGGGGGATACTGATCGTTGAGAACCCGGCATTTCTGTTCGGCGCGCCTGATACCTACGAGCGCATCAAGGGTTTTCCGCCCGATCCGCCTTCGCTTGCGCCGCTGGCGCTTTACCGCTTTCCGCAGGGTGGATTGCACCGCTGGTGGGGTCCGGTTCCGCTGCTGATCTTTGCGCTGGTCTGGTTCGCCGCCCATTCGTACACCGCAATGCACCTCGTCGTTCCGCTGGCGGGTGCGGGGGTCGTCTTGCTGACCTACCGGCTGGCGCGCCTCTGGTTGACCCGACGCGAGGCGCTGATTGCTGCGGCATTTCTCGCGTGCTTCCCTCTCTTCCGCGATTATGCGACGGTCGCCTACAGCGAGGCGCTCTCGGCGCTGGCGCTCACGGCTGCGCTTCTGGCGTATATTCGTGAGCGCACGGTTGCAACCGTCATTCTTGGCGGCGTCGCAGCACTGATGAAACTCGACCTGCTCGCGCTCTATTTTGGCGTGGTTGGCATTGCATCTGTCTTGTCGTTTATCGCACAGCGGAGACGTCGTGAGTCTGTTCCCCGGCGTGTATGGGCGCACACACTCGCTGCACTGGTCGGTCCGGCAATGATCGCGGCGCCGTGGGTGTGGCTGCACTACCTGGGGCGGGGTGAGCGCGCGCCGACGGGTGGACTGTCGCTCCAGCAGTTCAGCCTGGTTGCGCCACAGATGCTCGAATTACTGTTCTACATCCCCTGGTACGGCGCGCTGCTGACGCTGGCAGTTATCGGCGCTCTTGCCGTTGTCGGCGCACGCAGCGGCAGTTTTCCTGTCCCTGTGCTGGCGTTGCTGCTGGCATGGCTGGGATTGGGCGTTGTTGTGCTCCTGGTGTATGCCGCGACCCCGGGTTCGGGCAATAGCCCGCGTATCATCATCCCTGCCCTGCCGCCGCTGGCGCTGCTCGTTGCGGCCGGCATCACCCGCCTGCCGCTGCCATGGAAACGTCGCGCGGCATTCTATTTGATTGTCTTGTTTGCTGTGATCAACCTGGTGACCATCGGATATTACACCGTCGAAGGGGCGCGCCTCCGCAGCTATGAGCCGGTCTGGCGAGTACTGCGCGAACAGCCGCGTGGCTATGTGCTGACGGAAGCATACTGGCACACGATCCTCTATGCGCGGCAACCGGCAACCTGGTTCGAGATCGACGAAACCTTTCAGCGCAACATCATGGAGAACGTCGATCATTTCGCGCGCTATCTGGATCAGCATCCGATCCGTTACGTCGTGCTGCCGGCAAGCGGCAACGCTCCCGCATCCCCAGAGGTGCGGTCGTATCTCGACCACCATGCCAGGCGTGTGGAGGCAGGAGAGTTCGTGGTGTATGTGGTCAGGTAG